One stretch of Elusimicrobiaceae bacterium DNA includes these proteins:
- a CDS encoding P-II family nitrogen regulator, producing MADNENGYVLLKLIVQRKQGERVLQCALKSGAPGVTYYYAQGSGVREKLGILAKLIEAEKMIIEVVDRQDRAELLLDQIIKETSINLPGKGFCYITPVSRVEGFMGGR from the coding sequence ATGGCGGACAACGAAAACGGATATGTTCTGCTAAAACTTATTGTGCAGAGGAAACAGGGCGAACGGGTGCTGCAATGCGCCCTGAAAAGCGGAGCGCCGGGCGTTACCTATTACTACGCGCAAGGCTCGGGCGTGCGCGAGAAACTCGGCATTCTGGCGAAACTTATCGAAGCCGAGAAAATGATCATCGAGGTGGTGGACCGGCAGGACCGCGCCGAACTGCTGCTCGACCAGATCATCAAGGAAACCAGCATCAATCTGCCCGGAAAAGGATTTTGCTATATCACTCCGGTATCACGGGTTGAAGGATTCATGGGCGGCAGATAA